AAACATAACACTATGGCTTTTACTtttggcatgaatgatggtacaCTAAGGCAACAAAGGCGATGATGTGTTCCGAATGTAGATGGTCTCCGGGAAAGGATCATGACCAAGGCTCACACATCTAGGTATTCCATGCACCTAGGTTCTACGAAAAtatatcatgatctcaaggaagtcTATTGGTGGAATGACATGAAGAGGAATGTGGCGGACTTTGTTGAAAAATGTccaaactgtcagcaagtgaaggccgagCATCAAAGGACTGGTGGGTCAGCAAAaaacatagaaattccaatgtggacaTTGGAAATCATTAATacggattttgtggtagggttaccgtTCACTCCGCGCAAGTTTGACTCAATATGGGTGATTACATTCTTGACTTCAAGGGTAGCTGGGATGACCATTTACAGTAACAGCTATCACGATAGTATTtagatggcaccatttgaggcatTATATAGTAGATGTAGATCTCCCATTAGGTGGTTTGATATTGGGGAAGCTGAGTTGATAGGACCAGACCTCGTGTATCAAGCAATGGAAAAGTTTAAGATCATTAAGGagcggttgaaaactgctcagagtcatcATAAGTCCTATTCGGATGTTtgtcgcagagatttggagttcaaagaagattaTTGGGTATTTCTAATGGTTTTCCCCATGAAGGGTATAATGCGGTtaggaaagaaagggaaattaagtctgAGGTACGTCGGGCCATACAGAATTATTCAGAGGATTGCTCAAGTGGCGTACAAGCTTGAGCTACCACTTGAGATGTTATTAGTGCACCCggtatttcatgtgtctatgATGAAGAAAGTAATCGGGGATTCGTCGCTTATTATGCCAGTTGAGACTATTGAAGCTAATGAagaactgtcatatgaagaaattctagttgccattcttgataggcaagtccgaaagttgaaaaataaagaaattgcctgtgtgaaagtgttatggcgaaaccAACAAGTTGAAGAGgctacttgggaggccgaggaagagatGAAGAAGATGTATCCCTACTTGTTTGAATAGTTGCGTAATCCTTTTTATGAAATTGTCACATATGAATTTTGTATCACTTGTACAGTTAATGTAAAGGTGTTCCCTTTTGGTTATATGTTGCTTATAAGGCCACGGTTGGTGTTATTTTGTGTTGTGATACGTCAGTGGATTATGTATATGTTTTTAGGATGTGTTTCAGGGGCTCTCTGACAGGTATATAGGCCCAGTTACAAAGGTAACACTAGCAAAATTTTCGGAaattttgggagttagtcaaaaaaAAATTGGGACTGTTGGAGTGTAGTGTGGTAGTTGAGTTGCATCGGATTCTAATAGTGAACTTTGAAccacattcgaggatgaatgatcttaagtgggggaagATATAAGGCCCCGTAAAATTCTACCTAAAAATCTAGGATTTTGTGGTGCCAAGTTAGGCTTATGTGTTAAAGATTGTAGAGATTTCCCGCGGCGAGCTTCTTTTTGGGTTGACCAGTGCATTGAGGAGCTAAAGAAAAAATGTTGGCAAAACAAGGCATTTCTACGATCCACTATGCGGTCGTAAAATCACATTGCGAGCAGAAGAATGGCCGCAGAGTGAGGCAGACATTTGGGCcatttttgttatcatttttgcggcccattatgcgaccgcagaactaTTTCATGGGCCGCACTTTGATCGCATTTCGAGCCTCGAGGTTTTCAGATGGTGGTTGTGTGGACCGCAGACTGGTCGCAGACCGCGGCAGAAATTATTTGTTCCGTAGGGCCAATTATACGGCCTATTTTGCGGACCGTAGAATTATTATGCGACCGCAAATCCTATTCCGGGGCTTCATTTTGGGGTTT
The Nicotiana sylvestris chromosome 11, ASM39365v2, whole genome shotgun sequence DNA segment above includes these coding regions:
- the LOC138881143 gene encoding uncharacterized protein is translated as MAPFEALYSRCRSPIRWFDIGEAELIGPDLVYQAMEKFKIIKERLKTAQSHHKSYSDVCRRDLEFKEDYWVFLMVFPMKGIMRLGKKGKLSLRYVGPYRIIQRIAQVAYKLELPLEMLLVHPVFHVSMMKKVIGDSSLIMPVETIEANEELSYEEILVAILDRQVRKLKNKEIACVKVLWRNQQVEEATWEAEEEMKKMYPYLFE